CATTCATAACTCATAAGCACAATATTACTATTTATGATATAGTGTAGAACCGTTGGATCGAAATCCAATGGTTAATAACAAcgtttataaatttaaaatctacaAACGTTGGAAAGTCTAGTAGAAATAATGTTCGACGCTTCATATTTGTTCAATTACTGTATACAAATTGATTGAATGGTTCAGATCAAATCACTgataaaaaatacatacataaatatataaaatattaacttcATATCGctaatccatatatatatataaactcttaCAACAATCATTCTTCCGAGcaaataatatttctttttaggtaattgaatttaataaattcatcATGTATAATAAAACAAgtattcaatatatattattgaacccacatcatatatataataaaacaagtattcaatatatattattgaaccCATGCAGGGCaatataagagagagagagagagagagagagagagagagagagagagagagagtgagagaaaaGGGGTGAGGAGACAAGGCGTGCAAATGAGGCTTTCATGTGAGATCATCTTGGTTATCATATCAAGGGAGAGCATTGATCAGCCatgaaagcaaagaaagagCATGCATGCAAAGAGGGAACTTGGACTAGCCCTCTGATGTTGATCAGATGGTGATGTTTCTCATTCTTTAGTTTCAAGGTTTGCAGCTTTGTGGCAAATCAATGGAGTACGGTTTCTGCACGCATGGCCATTATATGTTCAGGGCTCACCCTTTCATGGAACCTCTTTCAAGTCTCATCTCTCTAACACTTAAATACTGACTCTTACTAGACATGCAGAGGAGAGATCACCATGATCTTTGAATCTAAAGTGAAAAAGCCATGCAAAAAAGTAATCCATGCTAGCTCTCCAAGAGTTAGATTACCAGATTCTAATGGCAATGGCAATGCTTAACACAATGGCAAAAAAAAGTTAACAGAGGAATATGATTCCAAAAGGCAGACAAGCATAACAACAGTTTTGAGATTTTATATTTAGAATGTGCCGATGAAATGTCGAACATCACAAAGGATTCGATAGATTAATAATATCACACCAACTtacaaagaaaggaagaaaaaaattaacacagtTCTGAAGAGAAGCTACACACCAAAGGCCCACCAGCAAACAACAAAGTATAAAAGCAGAGCCTGGTTTTTCTACTCTTTTAATAGGGAACACGCCAACATCATCCCCATGATCTAATCATGAAGCATGAAGTAGCAATGGTTTATGGGAAGCACACAGCATGAGCTATTATAACACATATAATAAGTACGAAAGGTTTGTGTTACGAGAAGAATTCACTTTAGTACCTTTAGTCATTCCCCATCGAAGATCATATGTTGAGGAAACAGTTGGCAACAATGCTTTACTCCTCGAGATTTTGAATCCCAAGCTTCTTTGCCTCCACTTTGAGAGATTTCAAGTATCTGACAGCTTCATCGAGAACGGCAGGAGTGTCTAACTGTTCACCGCCAGGTATGATTTGCCTGAGAGCCTTGaccatcttcttcattctctctctcttccttccGCTACTGTTGGCACTGCTCGAGAATGAACCCTGAGCCGAAGAAGGGAAAATTGTTTTCTGAGATGTTGATCTCATTGTCGAGGATAAAGAGTATTGCGGACTGCCTCTCCAGTTGCATGGAGTGTGACCGGTGCTTAtcacatcatcatcttcttcttcttcctcttcagaGCACAGCAACGCATCGATCTCTTCTGTATCTTCTTTCATTGAAGAGGAGAGTTTACCCTGGTTGTCAATAGCACTATCCAGGTTTTTGCCAATCTCATGTGGAAATGAAGGATGGATGTCAAAGCTCGGGTAAGAGAAATTATGGGCCAATGCAGGGTGAAACATGACCCGGCTTTTGTTATCTGTCTGGTCAAAGATGATGAAATTCTTGGGGCAGGTTTCCATGGGTTGGAACTCAAATCCGTTCATAAGTGGACCAGGAAAATCTCGGTTCGCCACTGGTACATCGGGAAGAAAGGAAGGTGCAGCATAGGCACCATAATTACCACCATCTCCCAGATGGTTATAACCACCCACTTGATACCCATGAGACTGAGATCCGTTCCCCCTTAAGTACATCCAGTCACTCGGCATAGGTCCCTAACGCTCTGCTCTGCTTGTCGAGTTCTTAACAGAGTGCCCAAACAGGGGACAGGCTATTGGTGTTGCGTAGGCCAACACTTaaattatatatcataaacCCCAAGCAATCCCTAAGCTTAAATTTGAAGTATAGGCTGTCAAGAGAATCTTGCAATTATGAGATTATGACACGCAGAATGGAGATTAATTATCTATCCCGAAGTTGGCCATCCTCCTAATTTCACTACCGAAACCCAATTACCTTcttatgctcaaagacacgaAAAAGAGAAGCTATCTTTCTTAACGCTGAACTATGATTCAACCTACGTAACAGGCTTAAGCAACTGACGGAAATACTCAGCCtgccaatttaaaaaaataaacaataaaaagctCTCAGCATTGCATATTGACAACtagaaaattgaaatatataaatcaactcAAAGATAAGTTAATGCAACAGTAGTTAAAACACTAAACTGGAACAATAGAACATGAAAACAAATCATATAGCTGATCAGTGACAGGGTGATAAATATCTTTAGGCAAAGCCTTCAAATACATCAAATGATCAAATCATGCTTGTGCTCTGCTCTTTGAACAGAAACCATCATATAGTTCATGTCCCAAACTATCCTTGGATTAGGACtttggatataaatatatatatatatatatatatatgatgaaactgaaactaaaacatgaaattgaatCATTTGTAAGATTAGATTAACAAAAGGAGATGTAAATGTGTAAGAACAAATGGAAATTCAAATAGAGAAAGAGATCGCGGTAAAGTACCTGGCAAACTTGCATCAATTGGTTATATGCGATGATTCTAACATTCATTATGTTTTCGCCTACTCTCTGCACAGCAATGTACATCCCCACTTTCCTCGAAATAAATGTAACTTAGGCTAAAGAACAGTTGACAAAGATCAAACCCTAAACTAATTCACCTGCACAACAACAACATAACATAGAAATGAACATCAAACGAATCAAAACAACTAattaaactaaaagaaaagataaaccaTTTCTATCAatcaaacagaaaaataaaataaaataaaataaaaataaaattttgagagactctataaacaaataaatcaaagcTTTTTGGGGGGAGAATCACAAGTAGAGATCATACACGATAACACGGAAACGAACGCACTTCCTGACGCTGCTAAAATAGTTGGAGAAAGACGACACCCACCGCATGCTGCTCGATCAAAACCGCTCCTTTTCttcaaaccaaatcaaaagaaaacaattagataaaaacaaagtatatgaaccaaaagagaaaaaggaacgATCTTTAAGAGGGAAAACAGGAATATGAAGACAAAAGATGAAAACTTTACTATAAAACAGAGACTGATcggcaaaaataaaaagattttagaGAAAAATGTGGAGCAAACCTGGATCAAAGGGactaatttgttaaaaaaatttctctttttcttttggtttttggtGAAGGGAAGGAAGAGAAGGGACTCTCGAAGGGGATGAGGTTGGATTTGCGGAAACTTCGGGGAGCTTTCGGCACGAATTCGGAGGGCGGAGCAGGCGGAGAAGATAACAAAAGAGCACGGGGGAACCGATTGACAAAAGGTATTGCCTTttcaaagagagagagacagataGAGACTCCACTTAACCTTAACTCAAGGGTTGGGTTTAACTAACCTGAGGTTCATATTTAAgactaattttatttaattataattataattataatttattaattttttcaaaccgaaacaaaatataataaagtatgAGAAACGTGACATAGTTCTGTGGTACTCATCttgtattaaatttaaaagGATTCGAATTCAAGCCCCTCAACTCGTAATTTGTAGTATCTCTTGTAGGAGATATgtgtgaaaatattttttttctcctttagtGCTAATGACAgaaaaaattatctcaaaaaattttgcaaatcatCTTAATTAGTGCATTCGGCATGTTTTTGATTAACAACACTTgtgatttttgtaaatatataaataataaaatatgaaaatcaatTCTTTTAATCGGTCACTAACCGAACAACCCCATGATGGGTGATCCTCTCAGGATAGTTTTCAGGGCAtcactttgttttttcttttttggtttaatTGCTCTACATGTCCCTGTAATTTTGTACTTtctgcctttttagtccttgcaatatttttaggtacaattaaatccTCATATTTAGTCAAGTTGGGTCATTTCAGTCCGTAATGTAGATGAGTAAGTGTAATTTTaaagacttaattgtacctaaaaatattagagtGGACTAGAACGACATAACTCgaccaaatatgaggacttaattgtacctaaaaatattagaaggactaaaaggaCAAAAAGTATATAATTATAGGGTGTACTGCAATTAAACCTTCTTTTTTTCAATCGGTTTTGTAACTTGTGTTCACatgtaatggttttttttttaacggtTTGCTTGCTTAATTAAATCTATCGTTTATGtattttatcaaacaaataaaataaaatgggtAGAAAATTTCTTAACAacaatgtattttatttaattacttttaaaataaaaattggtttcttattaaattttttttggagagaattttttgtttggttgttatgtgttggaaaatttttttgttgagtttataGAGAGGATAAAGAGAGCTAGACagcttaaaaaaatagaaaaaaaactaaacacacAAGATACAGCTTAGAAGCTAAGCCCATAAGCAGTGGCTGCTCTCAGCAACCACCGTGAACGTCCTTGATGGAACAAGGAAACATCTGGGTGAAGGCGAGCTTGATTAGCAAGGACATCGGCAACTCCATTAAGGTCTCTAGGGATGTACTCCAGAGtcaaattgttgttgttgtccaGTAAATGTTGAATTCTACGAAGTTCTTCCTCAAATCTCCAACTAGTGTAGCTATCACCTTGGCTCACCAT
This genomic window from Dioscorea cayenensis subsp. rotundata cultivar TDr96_F1 chromosome 20, TDr96_F1_v2_PseudoChromosome.rev07_lg8_w22 25.fasta, whole genome shotgun sequence contains:
- the LOC120251776 gene encoding transcription factor bHLH144-like — translated: MPSDWMYLRGNGSQSHGYQVGGYNHLGDGGNYGAYAAPSFLPDVPVANRDFPGPLMNGFEFQPMETCPKNFIIFDQTDNKSRVMFHPALAHNFSYPSFDIHPSFPHEIGKNLDSAIDNQGKLSSSMKEDTEEIDALLCSEEEEEEDDDVISTGHTPCNWRGSPQYSLSSTMRSTSQKTIFPSSAQGSFSSSANSSGRKRERMKKMVKALRQIIPGGEQLDTPAVLDEAVRYLKSLKVEAKKLGIQNLEE